The genomic region CGCGTCGGCTACATGCCCGAGCACGACTGTCTCCCGCCGGACCTGTCCGCCGCCGAACTGGTGACGCACCTCGGCCGGATGAGTGGCCTACCCCGCACCACGGCCCGCGAACGCGCCTCCGAGGCGCTGCGCCACGTCGGGCTCTACGAGGAGCGCTACCGTCCGGTGGGCGGCTACTCCACAGGCATGAAGCAGCGGGTCAAGCTGGCCCAGGCGCTTGTGCACGACCCCGACCTGTTGCTGCTCGACGAGCCGACGAACGGGCTGGACCCGGCCGGCCGGGACGCCATGCTGGCGCTTGTGCACCGCATCGGCACCGAGTTCGGCATCTCCGTGCTTGTGTGCTCGCACCTGCTGGGCGAGGTCGAGCGGATCTGCGACACGCTTGTCGCCATCGACGGCGGCCGGCTGCTGCGCGCCGACCGCATCTCCGCGATGACCTCGGCCACCGACGTGCTCGCCGTCGAGGTCAGCGAGGGCACCGAGGAGTTGGCCGCCCGGCTGGCCGCACTCGACCTGCCGGTGGCGCGGGACGGGCGGCTGCTGCTCGTACCGCTCGCCGACGACAGCACCTACGACCTGATCCTCGGTGCGGTCGCCGAGTTGGACCTGCCACTGCACCGACTGGACCAGCGCCGGCACCGGGTGGCCGAACTCTTCGCCACGAGGGAGCTCTCCCATGCCTGAGCCGTCATCCGCCGCAGTGCGGTCCACGCCCACAGGTGTCATCCACGACATCGGCTACCAGCGCTACACGGGGCCACGGCTGGGCCGTCGGCACGTCTTCGGCGCGCTCTACGTACACGGCCTGCGCACCACGTTCGGCTTCGGACGCAGCGTCAAGGCCAAGATCTTTCCGTGGCTCGTGGTCGGGATCGTCACCCTGGTGGCCGTGGCCCTGAC from Micromonospora profundi harbors:
- a CDS encoding ABC transporter ATP-binding protein; translated protein: MTLIATQSLTKTYGGRVTALADLTVAVEPGIIGLVGANGAGKSTLIKILLGLIPPTSGQVSVLGIDPTADPAAVRARVGYMPEHDCLPPDLSAAELVTHLGRMSGLPRTTARERASEALRHVGLYEERYRPVGGYSTGMKQRVKLAQALVHDPDLLLLDEPTNGLDPAGRDAMLALVHRIGTEFGISVLVCSHLLGEVERICDTLVAIDGGRLLRADRISAMTSATDVLAVEVSEGTEELAARLAALDLPVARDGRLLLVPLADDSTYDLILGAVAELDLPLHRLDQRRHRVAELFATRELSHA